Below is a genomic region from Persicimonas caeni.
GCTCGATGACGAATTCGGTGGCGTGGCCGCCGCGAAGCCCCATGGCGTTCGACGGGTCGAGCTTCTCGGCGGGTACTTGCAACAGCGCGAAGACGGTGAGCACGAAGTAGATGAGAAGTGTGCCCTTGATGGCGCCGATAGTACCGCCGCCGAGCTTGTCGAGAAGGGTCAGATGCTCGCTGGTGGCGTGCATGGCGCGCACGATCAGCCAGCCGGTCAGGGCGACCGCCACGTAGATGAGGATGCCGGCGACAAAGAGCGAGGTCGCCTCGACCACCGGGCGCGACAGTTCGGTGTCGGCGAACATGATGTCGCGCACCATCACCGCACCGTACGGAGCGCCCACGACGGCCAAGACAGCGGCCGCCACGCGGCCGACCTGCGAGACCGCGCCGGCTCGCCACCCCAAAAAGATGGCCACGGCGAACAGGAAAATGGCGATTATATCGACGGTCATCGACTTCTACGTCCCACCGACTGCCCCTGGTGGGCAGCGGCCTTATTCAGAACCCGCGTCCTCGGCACTCTCCGGCTCGGAGGTCGGCTCTAGCTTCGACTCCGGAGCGGCGGTGCCGCGGGCGGTCGAGCGCGGCTCGACGTTGCCGTCAGCCGCCTTCTCGAAAGGAAGAACTCGGCCGAGCATCTCGCCGAGTTCGTCGCCCTCGAGGACTTCGTTCTCTTTGAGGTGTTCGGCCATCTCTTCCAAAAGATCGCGGTTCTTCTCCAGAATCGCAACCGTCTTGCCGTACAAGTCGTCGATGAGCTCGTGGACCTCGCGATCGATAGTGATGGCAGTGTCCTCGGAGTACTCCTTGCCGGCGAAGGGGTTCATGCCGCCTTTGGAGTCGTCGCCGTAGCTGACGTTGCCGAGTGTGTCGCTCATGCCGTAGTCGCGCACCATGCGCTTGGCGATGTCGGTGACGCGTTGCAGGTCGTTGGCCGCGCCGGTGGAGATGTCACCGAAGATGATCTGCTCGGCGGCGCGACCGCCCAGAAGCCCGCAGATCTTGTCGCGAAGCTCGTTGCGGGTCATCAAATAGCGGTCCTCGAGAGGCACCTGTAGCGTGTAGCCCAGCGCGCCGATGCCGCGCGAGACGATGCTGACCTTGTGGACCGGGTCGGCCTCCTCGAGCGCGCCGGCGACGATGGCGTGGCCCGACTCGTGGTAGGCGACGATGTCCTTCTCTTTTTCGTTGAGCCGGCGACTCTTCATCTCCAAACCGGCGATGACGCGCTCGATGGCCTCTTGGAAATCGGTCATCTCGACGGCGTCTTTGCTCTTTCGGGCAGCCATGAGCGCCGCTTCGTTGACCAGGTTCGCCATATCCGCCCCCACAAAGCCCGGGGTTTGGGCAGCGACGATGCTCAAGTCGACGTCGTCGGACACGACAATCGAGCGGGCGTGCACCTTCAAGATGGCCAGGCGACCGCGCTTGTCGGGCCGGTCGACGCCGACCTGGCGGTCGAAGCGTCCGGCGCGAAGAAGCGCCGGGTCGAGGATCTCGGGCCGGTTGGTCGCCGCCAGCAAGATGACGCCGCTTCGAGAGTCGAAGCCGTCCATCTCGACCAGAAGCGCGTTGAGCGTCTGCTCGCGCTCGTCGTTGCCCTGATAGCCACCGGCGCCGCGTTGCTTGCCGATAGCGTCGAGCTCGTCGACGAAGATGATGCACGGCGCGCTGTTCTGGGCCTGCTCGAACAGGTCGCGCACACGGGCTGCGCCCACGCCGACGAACATCTCGACGAAGTCCGAGCCGCTCAGATTGTAGAAAGGAACGTCGGCTTCGCCGGCGACGGCGCGCGCCAAGAGCGTCTTACCGGTACCCGGCGGGCCCACCAGCAGCACGCCCTTGGGGACCTTGCCGCCCAGGCGGGTGAACTTTTCGGGCTCCTGCAAAAACTCGACGATCTCGGCGAGCTCGGCCTTGGCCTCCTCGCAGCCGGCCACGTCGTCGAAGGTCACCCCTGTGCCCTCTTCTTTGTAGGCCTTCGCCTTGCTCTTGCCGAACTGCATGGCCGGCGAGTTGGGCCCGCCCATGCCGCTCATGCGGCGCATGAAGAAACTCCACAACAAAAAGAGCACGAACAGCGGCGCGATCCAGATCCAGAAAAACGACCCGTCACAACCCGGATCGTACTGAGCTTCGACCTCGACGTTGTTCTCGTCGAGCAGCGGCACCAGCGATTCGTCGTCCTCGACGCGCACGGTGCGCCAGACGTCGAACTCCTTGTCGGTGCCCTCCCTGGCTTCTTTGAGCGCCTCTTCCGTGGGCTCGGCCAGGATAATCTTTTGTTGCTCTTTGAAGGTGACCGACTCGACCTTGCCGGCGGTGACCTTCTCTTTGAGCTCGCTATAGGGGATAACCTTCCCGGCAGGCTGCTGCAGCTGGTGGATCACCAGCATGACGCCCAGCACGAGGAGCAGCAAAATCCAGGTAAGGCGGCTAGAAAAAAGCCCCTGGTTTGGCTCTTCGTCCGGATTCGGGGGGCGGTTTTGGTTGGGCCCGCGATTTTGCAGATTGTTCATCAACTACTCCATTGAACTTGCCGACCGGCGAGCACAACTTAAGACCTGGACACCGCGTGTCAACGCCGCACAACACGCATCCAAGCACAGCCCCGGCTTGCCACACTGGCATATCATACTGCTGCAAAGACATTTGAAACCGGACGCCGATGCGCGCATGATGGAACAACGAAGGTCGAACCTCCACCTGAAGGCGATTCCAATCATGGCGCGACTGCATTTCTGGCGGCCCAGTCTCCTGACCGCATGCACCTGCTGGCTCCTGCTGGCCGGTGCAGGCTGCGCGGCGAGCGACGACGCCGAGTTCACTATCGGCAGCGTCGAACGCTACGAAGAATGTCTGACTACTGCCTCGCCGATACGCCCGAAGATGCTCGCCGCGCGAGAGCGCGTCAACACCATCGGGGTGTTCATGCAGACCGACCACCGGCTGCCATCCGTAAGCGATCTGGTCTACCTCGAGGTCTACCAACCGAAGCTGGTGCGCTCGCGGCTGGGCGAGCCGTTCGAACTGGCTGACCCGCTCGAACTCGAGGACGACGAAGAGTTCGACGAGCCGCCGGTCATCCGCGGGGTGATCGCCTTTTCGGAGACCTGTCCCGAGCTCAAAGAGACCTTCGCCCTGCGAGGCACCGTCGTCTTCAACCAATTGGGGGCCGAGAACGGCGCTATCGTCCAGGGAGAACTCGTCGACGGGGTGATCGTAAGCACGCGCGACGAGAACGTCGTGGCGCGTGATGTCACCGGCTCGTGGGAGTTCACCGTCGATACACGCCGGCCGAATCAGTACTTCCCGAGCTACCGCGAAGAAATTCCCCGCGGGCCGCTGCCCTGAGCGAGCGCCTGCAGACCAGCCAAAAAAAATCCCGCGGTCAAAACCGCGGGATTTTCTTTTCGGTGCGCCTCGAAACGAGGTCGCGCGAGCCTTACTCGCCCGACTGCGCTTCGCTGAGTCGCTTGGCAAGTCGCGAGACTTTGCGCGACGCGCGCTTCTGCGGGATCACGCCCTTGGACACAGCGCGGTCGTAGGTCGACTCGACGTTGCGCAGTTGGGTGGTCGCCGCTTCGAGATCGCCGTTTTCGAGCGCCTCGCGGAACTTGCGGGTCTGGGTGGTCAGGGTGCTTCGAACACCTTTGTTGCGCATCCGACGCTTGGCGTTCTGGCGCATCCGTTTTTCGGCAGACTTATGTGTCGGCACGATGAACTCCTTCTCTCAGCTCTGTGGGTTCGCTCTTTCGCTTTTTCGAACGGGCAGATGCCCGTGACAATTTCACATCTGCCCCGGCGTCCAGAACGACGAGGCCGTTTATGGAACGGAGTCCACTAGCACCGCCTTCCCAAAGTGTCAAGGTCGTGCATATCAAAGCTGGCCTTCAGGCCGCGCAGACGCCGGCGACGACCTCGCGGAACTCCTTGATGTCGAACGGCTTGAGGATCACCGGCCGGTCGGTGGTGCGCACGAAATCGTTGCTTCGCTGGGTGAACGTGCCCCCGGTGACAAAGACCATGCGTTGCTCGAGCGCGGGGACATGGTCGCGAATATGCTCGTAGACCTCGACGCCACTGACGTCGGGCATGAGCAAATCGCAGATGACCACCTCGAAGGACGTGTCGCGCTCGAGCAAATCGAGCGCCTCGCGCCCGCTGTGGACGGCCACCGGCTCGAATCCCGAGCCGAGCACGCGCGCGACCGTTCGGCAAACACCGGGCTCGTCGTCGATGATGAGCGCCCGCCCCAGATAGCCCTCGGTGCTCACGGGCGTCTCGAACTCGCGAGAAGGGTCGGCCTGCCGGGTCGATGCGGGCAACAGGACCCGGAAGATGGACCCCTGCCCCGGCGTAGTCTCGAAGCCGATCTCACCGTCGTGATCGCGCACGATATTGCGGCAGATGAACAGCCCGAGACCCATGCCTTCGTCTTGCCCCTTGGTCGAAAAGAACGGGTCGAAAATCCGCGTCTTGACGGCGTCGGCGATCCCCTCGCCCGTGTCGGCCACTTCGACGACGACCTGGTCTGCGGCCTCGTCGTAGCGGATCGTCACCCGAACCTCGTTCTGGTCGACGGCGCCCTCCGGAATGGCCTGAGCCGCGTTGACC
It encodes:
- a CDS encoding CvpA family protein yields the protein MTVDIIAIFLFAVAIFLGWRAGAVSQVGRVAAAVLAVVGAPYGAVMVRDIMFADTELSRPVVEATSLFVAGILIYVAVALTGWLIVRAMHATSEHLTLLDKLGGGTIGAIKGTLLIYFVLTVFALLQVPAEKLDPSNAMGLRGGHATEFVIEHNILAPWQLPELSELHTALKVRYYADELDRERVLHDHPRAADFLRKDAIAMLTDDPALMQAVVDDYYPVTLADPRVRAALSDDKITQTLSSIDWESLLKELMSPVHS
- the ftsH gene encoding ATP-dependent zinc metalloprotease FtsH; its protein translation is MNNLQNRGPNQNRPPNPDEEPNQGLFSSRLTWILLLLVLGVMLVIHQLQQPAGKVIPYSELKEKVTAGKVESVTFKEQQKIILAEPTEEALKEAREGTDKEFDVWRTVRVEDDESLVPLLDENNVEVEAQYDPGCDGSFFWIWIAPLFVLFLLWSFFMRRMSGMGGPNSPAMQFGKSKAKAYKEEGTGVTFDDVAGCEEAKAELAEIVEFLQEPEKFTRLGGKVPKGVLLVGPPGTGKTLLARAVAGEADVPFYNLSGSDFVEMFVGVGAARVRDLFEQAQNSAPCIIFVDELDAIGKQRGAGGYQGNDEREQTLNALLVEMDGFDSRSGVILLAATNRPEILDPALLRAGRFDRQVGVDRPDKRGRLAILKVHARSIVVSDDVDLSIVAAQTPGFVGADMANLVNEAALMAARKSKDAVEMTDFQEAIERVIAGLEMKSRRLNEKEKDIVAYHESGHAIVAGALEEADPVHKVSIVSRGIGALGYTLQVPLEDRYLMTRNELRDKICGLLGGRAAEQIIFGDISTGAANDLQRVTDIAKRMVRDYGMSDTLGNVSYGDDSKGGMNPFAGKEYSEDTAITIDREVHELIDDLYGKTVAILEKNRDLLEEMAEHLKENEVLEGDELGEMLGRVLPFEKAADGNVEPRSTARGTAAPESKLEPTSEPESAEDAGSE
- the rpsT gene encoding 30S ribosomal protein S20, which codes for MPTHKSAEKRMRQNAKRRMRNKGVRSTLTTQTRKFREALENGDLEAATTQLRNVESTYDRAVSKGVIPQKRASRKVSRLAKRLSEAQSGE